A single Oncorhynchus nerka isolate Pitt River linkage group LG10, Oner_Uvic_2.0, whole genome shotgun sequence DNA region contains:
- the LOC115135630 gene encoding zinc finger protein-like 1 encodes MGLCKCPKRKVTNLFCFEHRVNVCEHCLVSNHNKCIVQSYLQWLQDSDYSPNCRLCNNPLISQDTVRLVCYDVFHWACLHDLAARLPLHTAPAGYQCPSCQGPVFPPSNLASPIADMLREQLSLVNWARAGLGLPLIDEPVEAIQDSTHDVTDYADWSTFDAPALETTEAYPTHSYTPSPAPSLVPPPVQEDHGNLDNNGGMVAQEQHSGVNMITATSSDTITLHTASTPRKVYDTRDTGPSSSYSAGHSSVTQIDFDDDKYRRRPALSWFAQILKNRTGSKRTGLSWKQRVFMLLLVGVLGFFTLIIIMAKLGRASADSDPNLDPLLNPNIRVGKN; translated from the exons atgGGTCTGTGCAAGTGTCCTAAGAGGAAGGTGACCAACCTGTTCTGCTTTGAACATCGGGTGAATGTTTGTGAGCATTGCCTGGTCTCCAACCACAACAAG TGTATAGTGCAGTCCTACCTCCAGTGGCTTCAGGATAGTGATTACAGCCCTAACTGTCGACTGTGTAATAACCCACTGATCTCCCAGGATACTGTCAGATTGGTCTGCTATG ATGTATTCCACTGGGCCTGTCTTCATGACCTGGCAGCCCGGTtgcccctacacactgctcctgcaGGATACCAGTGCCCCAGCTGCCAGGGTCCAGTGTTTCCCCCCTCCAACCTGGCCAGCCCAATAGCTGACATGCTGAGGGAACAGCTCTCCTTAGTCAACTGGGCAAGAGCTGGACTAGGCCTACCTCTG ATTGATGAACCTGTAGAAGCTATTCAAGACAGCACACATGATGTCACTGATTATGCTGACTGGTCCACATTTGATG CCCCAGCATTGGAGACCACTGAAGCTTACCCCACCCACTCCTACACCCCCAGCCCGGCCCCTAGTCTAGTTCCACCTCCAGTACAGGAAGATCATGGAAATCTCGACAACAACGGGGGGATGGTAGCACAAGAACAACACTCTGGGGTCAACATGATCACTGCAACCTCCAGTGACACAATCACCCTACACACAG CATCAACCCCAAGGAAAGTCTATGACACACGGGACACTGGTCCCAGCTCTAGTTACAGCGCTGGACACAGCTCTGTGACACAGATCGACTTTGACGACGACAAGTACCGGCGACGACCAGCACTCAGCTGGTTTGCACAGATTCTCAA AAACCGGACGGGTTCAAAGAGGACAGGCCTGTCCTGGAAACAGAGGGTCTTCATGCTCCTTCTGGTTGGAGTTCTGGGATTCTTTACCTTGATTATCATTATGGCTAAACTGGGCCGTGCTTCAGCTGACTCCGACCCCAACTTAGACCCCCTACTAAACCCCAACATCCGAGTGGGCAAAAACTGA
- the LOC115135621 gene encoding FERM domain-containing protein 8 yields MEGDECGGFPPEPSEGSSQRGSVASSVTRAQDVLVYLVGDSAVHLCVEGVACVSVQELGRSVREALHIPDSATDAFAFWLCSPLLELQLKPKHQPYKLCRQWQDLLYRFTEASEEDISQDEPCLQYRRNVFHPKSKELQIEDEGVLRLLYDEARVNILAGRFPCDPETWTGLGALSFAMELGVGLDDQKATAALREKKLISFLPAHVSGGGGGLFSTLRGKGGRQAGLEHNLLEEYRKISTLGSTPPEPTQHLRQYLSTCHSLPYYGCAFFSGEIDKPAQGILHRAGRKAVNVGISLEGVYVMDIKEKHVLLGLRFSELSWDHSYPEGEGDSHILWLEFDGEEAGTPVNKLLKIYSKQAELMSGLIEFCVELQSAAEGGAATETDNDVSLSHQPAGQAGNSDRGRGGRRGKLRRQSSVVCSRVHTLNTISYVDNGKEIKRLKPKRAASFFTRQAQPPTYSSVQVEQG; encoded by the exons ATGGAAGGAGATGAGTGTGGGGGTTTTCCTCCAGAGCCGTCGGAGGGGAGCTCACAGAGAGGAAGTGTGGCATCCTCTGTCACCCGCG CTCAAGATGTGCTTGTGTACCTGGTGGGGGACAGTGCAGTACAcctgtgtgtggagggggttgCCTGTGTGAGTGTCCAGGAGCTAGGCCGCAGTGTCCGGGAGGCTCTCCACATTCCTGATTCTGCAACGGATGCCTTTGCCTTctggctctgctctcctctgctcg aaCTGCAGTTAAAGCCGAAGCATCAGCCTTACAAACTGTGCCGCCAGTGGCAGGACCTGCTGTATCGCTTCACTGAGGCCTCAGAGGAGGACATATCTCAAG aTGAGCCATGCTTGCAGTACAGAAGGAATGTGTTTCATCCCAAGTCTAAAGAGCTGCAG ATTGAAGACGAGGGGGTGTTGAGACTACTTTACGACGAGGCACGGGTTAACATCCTCGCTGGCCGCTTCCCCTGTGACCCTGAAACCTGGACGGGTTTGGGAGCACTGTCTTTTGCTATGGAACTGGGAGTAGGTTTGGACGACCAGAAAGCCACTGCTGCTTTAAG AGAGAAGAAGCTGATATCCTTCCTGCCTGCACATGTATCAGGGGGAGGTGGGGGGCTGTTTTCTACCTTGAGGGGAAAAGGGGGCCGTCAGGCAGGGCTGGAGCACAACCTGTTGGAGGAGTATCGCAAGATCAGCACCTTAGGAAGCACCCCCCCGGAGCCCACTCAGCATCTACGCCAGTACCTCAGCACATGCCACTCTCTGCCTTACTATGG GTGTGCTTTCTTCTCGGGGGAGATTGACAAGCCAGCTCAGGGGATTCTTCATAGAGCAGGACGGAAAGCTGTCAATGTGGGGATTAGTCTGGAGGGGGTGTATGTAATGGACATCAAAGAGAAG CATGTGCTCCTGGGACTGCGTTTCAGTGAGCTGTCTTGGGACCACAGCTACCCCGAGGGGGAAGGTGACTCGCACATCCTGTGGCTTGAATTCGATGGGGAGGAGGCCGGCACCCCTGTCAACAAGTTACTGAAGATCTATTCAAAACAA GCAGAACTTATGAGCGGTCTTATTGAGTTCTGTGTGGAGCTACAGTCTGCAGCCGAAGGAGGGGCGGCGACAGAAACTGACAATGATGTCAGTCTATCCCATCAGCCTGCTGGACAGGCAGGGAACAGTGACAGAGGAAGGGGCGGTCGGCGAGGGAAACTGCGCAGGCAGAGCAGTGTGGTGTGCAGTCGGGTCCATACACTGAACACCATCAGCTATGTGGACAACG GTAAAGAAATCAAACGCTTGAAGCCGAAGAGAGCTGCTTCCTTTTTCACCAGGCAGGCACAGCCACCTACATACTCATCAGTACAGGTGGAGCAAGGTTGA